In the genome of Candidatus Delongbacteria bacterium, the window TCCATCAAATTTGAAATCAATAAAACCATTTCCTGGGTTTGGATAGGATGTAATATCAATATTTATAGAACTTATATCATTTTGTTCATCAATGTCAACACTTCCCGGCAAACTGTACACTTGACTTGAATAGATATAGTATCCATTCTGATAGGATGTTTTATATACATACAATTTTGTCACTTCACCAAAAACACCATAGTCAATTGAATAGCAATCTGGTACCTCTAGAAGGAATGTACCATCCTCTTTCACAATTCCTCCATAATAACTGGAGGAAACATCATCAGTTTTATAAAAGCCAGCAAAAAATTCGACTTGAGCATCGATATCAAAAAGAGATTCAGTAATATTGTATATAAAGTTTATTGAATATCCTGTAGGAACTGGAATATCTATCACTTTCCAGGTCGTATAATCCTCATTGTAAAGTTCCAGAGTATTATTGTAGTAATTTACAATTACATTTTTAGATCCTGAATTTTCAAG includes:
- a CDS encoding T9SS type A sorting domain-containing protein: MKYLLFFIIGFNYLLNAGISLDYNCSDGLIFPVNLENSGSKNVIVNYYNNTLELYNEDYTTWKVIDIPVPTGYSINFIYNITESLFDIDAQVEFFAGFYKTDDVSSSYYGGIVKEDGTFLLEVPDCYSIDYGVFGEVTKLYVYKTSYQNGYYIYSSQVYSLPGSVDIDEQNDISSINIDITSYPNPGNGFIDFKFDGNQVKEIKALYLFNSIGQKVSSFNLNGENKNLSIDTGRMPSGLYFYNLENTSGTIIGKGKFNVIK